The following are from one region of the Salvia hispanica cultivar TCC Black 2014 chromosome 1, UniMelb_Shisp_WGS_1.0, whole genome shotgun sequence genome:
- the LOC125201013 gene encoding putative germin-like protein 2-1, which yields MKMAFGLCAIVLVSSWASMAYASDPGQLQDFCVAVPDSSSAVFVNGKFCKNPNMVVADDFLRQGLNKAGNTSNQVGSAVTAVNVNQLPGLNTLGVSLARLDFAPYGINPPHTHPRATEAFLLMEGTLYVGFVTSNPADPAQKNKLFTKYLYPGDVFVFPQGLIHFQLNVGKTNAVAFAGFGSQNPGTITIANAVFGSDPKINPDVLAKAFRVEKNIIDYIQAQFN from the exons ATGAAGATGGCTTTTGGTTTATGCGCCATTGTTCTTGTTTCTTCATGGGCTTCAATGGCATATGCTTCCGATCCCGGCCAGCTCCAGGATTTCTGCGTTGCTGTTCCCGATTCTAGCTCTGCAG TTTTTGTGAACGGGAAGTTTTGCAAGAACCCGAACATGGTGGTCGCGGATGATTTCCTCAGACAGGGTCTAAACAAGGCCGGAAACACGTCCAATCAGGTTGGATCGGCCGTGACTGCGGTCAACGTTAACCAGCTTCCCGGGCTCAACACTCTAGGCGTTTCCCTAGCTCGCCTCGACTTCGCCCCCTATGGGATCAACCCGCCCCACACCCACCCCCGTGCCACCGAAGCCTTCCTCTTGATGGAAGGCACTCTCTACGTGGGGTTCGTCACCTCCAACCCGGCCGATCCGGCCCAAAAGAACAAGCTATTCACCAAGTATTTGTACCCCGGAGATGTGTTCGTCTTTCCACAAGGTCTCATCCACTTCCAATTGAACGTTGGAAAGACCAACGCCGTTGCATTTGCTGGCTTCGGCAGCCAGAACCCGGGTACCATCACCATCGCCAACGCGGTGTTCGGGTCGGACCCCAAGATCAACCCGGATGTGTTGGCTAAGGCTTTCCGGGTTGAGAAGAACATTATCGATTACATTCAGGCTCAgttcaactaa